A window from Sinanaerobacter sp. ZZT-01 encodes these proteins:
- a CDS encoding lysophospholipid acyltransferase family protein, which yields MKFFKNLRMGIWMYWDLIHIHSNKKNIHKYRAQGDLESERKEIAIAESTWGKNLIRKVGVKVHVEGLENIPQGAVVFVANHQSYADIAVLTSVIDFKQIGFIAKEDLRKLPVFGEWIYDVRSVFIKREDPRASLRAIEKGTEYLKQGFSLGIFPEGTRSKGGKMGEFKRGSLRLATKPGIPVVPITIDGSYKCFEEKGYAFPAEVHVFIHSAIETKDMDKKEASELSERVKEMIEDKLQNLQANKNG from the coding sequence ATGAAATTTTTTAAGAATTTACGAATGGGTATTTGGATGTATTGGGATTTGATTCACATACATTCAAATAAAAAAAATATCCATAAATACCGGGCGCAGGGGGATTTGGAATCAGAGCGAAAAGAGATCGCCATTGCAGAGTCAACCTGGGGGAAAAATCTGATACGAAAGGTTGGAGTTAAGGTACATGTAGAAGGCCTTGAGAACATACCGCAAGGAGCGGTTGTTTTCGTAGCCAATCATCAAAGCTATGCAGATATTGCAGTACTTACTTCAGTCATTGATTTTAAACAAATTGGATTTATAGCAAAAGAAGATCTAAGAAAATTACCGGTCTTTGGTGAATGGATTTATGATGTGAGAAGCGTTTTTATAAAGCGGGAAGATCCAAGAGCTTCTTTACGTGCAATTGAAAAAGGAACAGAGTATTTGAAACAAGGCTTTTCTTTGGGCATTTTTCCGGAGGGGACGAGAAGTAAAGGAGGAAAGATGGGCGAATTCAAACGCGGCAGCTTACGTCTTGCGACAAAGCCGGGAATTCCAGTTGTGCCGATTACCATCGACGGAAGCTATAAATGCTTTGAAGAGAAGGGATATGCATTTCCTGCAGAGGTTCATGTGTTCATTCATTCTGCGATTGAGACCAAAGACATGGATAAAAAAGAAGCTTCTGAGCTTTCGGAACGAGTCAAAGAAATGATTGAAGATAAACTGCAAAATTTACAAGCAAATAAAAACGGGTAG
- a CDS encoding STAS domain-containing protein, whose protein sequence is MALQIDSHFNEKAKKWDIVLYGEVDVLTAPDLRATLNTNFSKNEEDMLLHLDHLNYIDSTGLGVMIGAYTRMQEKGKKLTLLNPRENIEKLLCITSLDKIFL, encoded by the coding sequence ATGGCACTGCAGATTGACAGTCATTTCAATGAGAAAGCAAAAAAATGGGATATTGTTTTGTATGGAGAAGTAGATGTTCTTACAGCTCCTGATCTTCGGGCAACATTAAATACAAATTTTTCAAAGAACGAAGAAGATATGCTGTTGCATTTAGATCATTTAAATTATATTGATAGCACCGGACTTGGAGTAATGATTGGCGCATACACAAGAATGCAGGAAAAGGGTAAAAAGCTTACCCTTTTAAATCCCAGAGAAAACATTGAAAAGTTATTGTGTATCACCAGTCTTGACAAAATTTTTCTATAA
- a CDS encoding ATP-binding protein, whose protein sequence is MTDLLKFSVPGKPEYVSMVRMAVSSLANNIGFDVEAIDDIKVAVSEACTNVVRHGCSGIQSYEVTCEVCKEQITILITDLAGGYDMSKYQMPNPNEPKESGLGIFIIRALMDEVDIFSEIGAGTKIKMVKYCNCK, encoded by the coding sequence ATGACAGACTTATTGAAATTTTCAGTCCCTGGAAAACCGGAATACGTAAGTATGGTTCGCATGGCGGTTTCTTCTTTAGCAAATAACATTGGATTTGATGTAGAAGCTATTGATGATATCAAAGTTGCGGTTTCGGAAGCATGTACGAATGTCGTACGTCATGGATGTTCAGGGATACAATCTTATGAAGTGACTTGTGAGGTTTGTAAAGAACAAATTACAATTTTGATTACAGATCTTGCAGGCGGTTATGACATGAGCAAATATCAAATGCCGAATCCTAACGAACCAAAAGAAAGCGGGTTGGGGATTTTTATCATACGCGCACTTATGGATGAAGTAGACATTTTTTCTGAAATCGGGGCAGGAACAAAAATTAAAATGGTAAAGTATTGTAATTGCAAATGA
- a CDS encoding SigB/SigF/SigG family RNA polymerase sigma factor, which produces MSSINKTNVKDLFDEYSKTRSMELRNQIVEHYLYMIDILIRKYLNKGMEYEDLYQVGSMALVFAVERFDASKGFEFTSFATPTIIGEIKRYFRDKGWMIKVPRRLKEISAQLPKAKEALSAKLHRAPTVKELSNYLGHTEEQILEAMESGQSYGAFSLNQTFDDSQEEGEGAVFEKYMGVEDSGFSSFEDAELIKGVLVQLDEQERQLFQKRFLQNKTQQQIAEEFGVSQMTISRIEKKLRGRFKEAWRI; this is translated from the coding sequence ATGTCCTCAATAAACAAAACCAATGTAAAAGACTTATTTGATGAATACAGCAAGACGAGAAGCATGGAGTTAAGAAATCAAATTGTCGAGCATTATTTATATATGATTGATATTTTAATAAGGAAATATTTAAACAAAGGCATGGAATACGAAGACTTATATCAAGTGGGTTCTATGGCTTTGGTTTTTGCCGTGGAGAGGTTTGATGCCTCTAAAGGATTTGAATTTACAAGTTTTGCAACTCCGACAATTATTGGAGAGATAAAACGCTACTTTAGAGATAAAGGGTGGATGATTAAAGTACCGAGACGTCTGAAAGAAATTTCAGCGCAGCTTCCGAAAGCGAAAGAAGCCCTTTCTGCTAAACTGCATCGGGCACCTACGGTAAAAGAACTTTCAAATTATCTGGGACACACAGAAGAACAGATTTTGGAAGCGATGGAAAGTGGACAATCGTACGGAGCCTTTTCATTAAACCAGACCTTTGACGATAGTCAAGAGGAAGGGGAAGGAGCCGTATTTGAAAAATATATGGGCGTTGAAGACAGCGGGTTTTCCAGCTTTGAGGATGCAGAACTGATAAAAGGCGTATTGGTACAGCTGGATGAGCAGGAACGGCAGTTGTTTCAGAAACGTTTTTTACAAAACAAAACACAACAGCAAATAGCGGAAGAATTTGGTGTTTCACAAATGACGATATCCAGAATTGAAAAAAAATTGAGGGGTCGGTTTAAGGAAGCGTGGAGGATTTGA
- a CDS encoding shikimate kinase, with product MTNQTGKEMRNREEIRKQIDLIDDTLMELLTKRMSISLDIAKAKKEKELPLFDAVREQEILEKLPRFCKNFDPKNTEKIHSATEKVYEQIMTQSRRIQSNTLLPNIIYLIGYMGSGKTTIGKKLSLITGFSFIDMDAEIQQNEHDSIRTIFNEKGEPYFRNIEAALLKTLSQKSEIIISCGGGIILNEKNRTLLKNSGGCVFLDGFPKDMFERIKEDPNRPNAYFETENEEQRLIQFNNRYQKRKNYYLETANCTIFIDQETPEQIAEGITFLLSNR from the coding sequence ATGACAAATCAAACAGGCAAAGAAATGAGGAATCGTGAAGAAATTCGAAAACAAATCGATCTAATTGACGATACACTTATGGAGCTGCTTACTAAACGCATGTCTATTTCTCTGGATATAGCTAAAGCAAAAAAAGAAAAAGAACTCCCTTTATTCGATGCGGTACGTGAGCAAGAAATTCTGGAAAAGCTTCCGCGTTTCTGTAAGAATTTTGATCCTAAAAATACTGAAAAAATTCATTCTGCCACAGAAAAAGTCTATGAACAGATTATGACACAAAGCCGACGAATTCAGTCTAACACGCTTTTACCTAACATTATTTATTTAATTGGCTATATGGGGAGCGGGAAAACCACCATAGGAAAAAAATTAAGCCTTATAACCGGTTTTTCATTTATAGATATGGATGCAGAAATCCAACAGAATGAACATGATTCCATCCGTACTATTTTCAATGAAAAGGGAGAACCTTATTTCCGAAACATAGAGGCCGCTTTACTAAAAACACTTTCTCAAAAAAGTGAAATCATTATTTCTTGCGGAGGCGGAATCATATTAAACGAAAAAAATCGAACCTTATTAAAAAATTCCGGCGGTTGCGTATTCTTAGATGGGTTCCCCAAAGATATGTTTGAGCGCATTAAAGAAGATCCAAATCGTCCAAATGCCTACTTTGAAACAGAAAATGAAGAACAGCGTCTCATTCAATTTAACAATCGATATCAAAAGAGGAAGAATTATTATTTAGAAACGGCAAACTGTACTATTTTTATTGATCAGGAAACACCCGAACAAATTGCAGAAGGCATTACCTTCCTCCTGTCAAATAGGTAG
- a CDS encoding ferredoxin domain-containing protein, with product MICNGKTVEKKAVIQVAELMAAAARTAPKGCGIDNLEVLILDGEEKDNLAKSMEKYGTEWKIDFMVRDSHNVETADALMLMGAKIHPILLDHCGYCGYKNCGENIKNNGICSFNTGDLGIAIGSAVSVAANHRIDNRTIYTAGKIAMEIGLFPKDVRVAYGILLSVSSKNPFFDRGTADNDAVKREKR from the coding sequence ATGATTTGCAATGGAAAGACAGTGGAAAAAAAGGCTGTGATACAGGTTGCAGAATTAATGGCTGCTGCTGCGAGAACTGCGCCAAAGGGCTGTGGAATCGATAATTTAGAAGTTCTTATTTTAGATGGAGAAGAAAAAGATAATTTAGCAAAGTCTATGGAAAAGTATGGAACGGAATGGAAAATAGATTTTATGGTGAGGGATTCTCATAACGTAGAAACGGCCGATGCTTTAATGCTTATGGGGGCAAAGATTCATCCCATTTTATTGGATCACTGCGGATATTGCGGCTATAAAAATTGTGGGGAAAATATAAAGAACAATGGAATTTGCAGTTTCAATACAGGTGATTTGGGGATTGCAATCGGTTCTGCCGTTTCTGTTGCTGCAAATCATCGCATAGATAATCGGACTATTTATACAGCAGGAAAAATAGCAATGGAAATTGGACTGTTCCCAAAAGACGTTCGTGTTGCTTATGGTATTCTCCTGTCCGTTTCTTCAAAAAATCCATTTTTTGATCGAGGGACGGCTGATAATGATGCAGTAAAAAGAGAAAAAAGATAA
- a CDS encoding phosphatase PAP2 family protein, whose amino-acid sequence MKHSNRLVTTLCLLGFSMIAYFVTLDASLSFDAYLQNAIFSMRNESLNTFFITLTRTGDWQTFLTICVVLLLSPKTRDRFGLPLSFVASSSLLLYSILKYIFQRPRPMVALHLIEQGGFSFPSGHTLTSLIFYGTLILLLNQYYGAKHKAVRVISIFCAIYIFLIAFSRIYLGVHYPTDILGSWFLGIMILSFFHTHFISHVTRFDETEEEQSSLHLHH is encoded by the coding sequence ATGAAACACTCAAATCGCCTCGTAACAACCCTATGTTTACTGGGTTTTTCTATGATTGCATATTTTGTGACTTTAGATGCCTCATTGTCGTTTGATGCTTATCTTCAAAATGCAATTTTTTCTATGCGCAATGAATCACTTAATACATTTTTTATAACACTGACTCGTACAGGAGATTGGCAGACATTTTTAACGATATGCGTTGTCCTTTTGCTGTCTCCGAAAACCAGAGACCGCTTTGGGCTACCGCTCTCATTCGTAGCTTCTTCTTCACTATTACTGTACTCTATTTTAAAATACATATTCCAACGTCCGCGCCCCATGGTGGCTCTCCACTTAATTGAGCAAGGTGGATTCAGCTTTCCGAGCGGTCACACTTTAACGAGTCTTATTTTCTACGGAACTCTCATCTTATTGCTGAATCAATATTATGGTGCTAAGCATAAGGCGGTACGCGTTATAAGTATTTTTTGTGCGATCTACATATTTTTGATTGCATTTTCAAGAATTTATCTAGGCGTTCATTATCCGACTGATATATTAGGCAGCTGGTTCTTAGGAATCATGATTCTCTCCTTCTTTCACACACATTTTATCTCTCACGTCACTCGTTTCGATGAGACGGAAGAAGAGCAGAGTTCCCTGCATTTGCATCACTAA
- a CDS encoding sigma 54-interacting transcriptional regulator: MMIGTAKKVIVLIAGSEETKNCLKQQLKDVLGEEIQIVSFALDTGIAHLREAEASADIVLLSSAELKREMREDGLLSDGISYFVCRRFLQLDEIEQVITLPKGKRVLFVNDAKETAETCIQNLLEIGVNHIEYVPWYPEIEADHQKEGITPIDLSAFSIAITPGEVHMVPKSIKKIIDLKPRGLDIASLVGIAELIGISNWDGNSVVRPYTRKVIEISKKMVLMNTETEVMRNLLKEKLRSKGYVAVHSFSNILGTSPRLLEEKEKAKKLAKTDLTVLIEGESGTGKELFASSIHNASDRKNGPYVAANFSAFPEELMESELFGYEEGAFTGARKGGKRGLFEQADGGSIFLDEIGDISARMQTKLLRVLQEKEIMPLGGNTIKKVDIRVIAATNKNLREMVRNGTFRADLYFRLKMGCLYLPTLCEMPEEIRPLTEHFVKKELGYPIEIEGDVFQIFQKLRWNGNVRELYNTIKYMLAVRQKEKQLCLCDLPDIHFFEFAMDSSKKKRESKPFADCIEDSVSKELLEVLEAVFLLQKQHKIAGRVNIAQYLSSIGKICTEGQVRTRLKSLEIDGYLIQKRGRNGASLTEKGELQLKTYGNHIK, from the coding sequence ATGATGATAGGTACAGCAAAAAAAGTAATTGTTCTGATTGCGGGTTCAGAAGAAACTAAAAATTGTCTAAAACAACAGTTGAAAGACGTATTGGGTGAAGAAATCCAAATTGTTTCTTTTGCACTCGACACCGGGATTGCACATCTTCGGGAGGCAGAAGCATCCGCAGATATTGTATTGCTTTCCAGTGCTGAATTAAAAAGAGAAATGCGGGAAGACGGACTTCTGAGCGACGGGATATCCTATTTTGTGTGCCGTCGCTTTTTACAGTTAGATGAAATTGAGCAAGTAATCACTCTTCCGAAAGGAAAACGAGTTCTTTTTGTTAATGATGCAAAAGAAACCGCAGAAACCTGTATCCAGAATTTACTGGAAATCGGAGTCAATCATATTGAATATGTGCCGTGGTACCCAGAAATAGAAGCAGATCATCAAAAAGAGGGAATAACTCCGATTGATTTATCTGCTTTTTCCATTGCTATTACACCGGGCGAAGTGCATATGGTACCAAAGAGTATTAAGAAAATCATTGATCTAAAGCCACGCGGATTAGACATCGCTTCACTAGTCGGGATTGCCGAATTAATCGGCATATCGAATTGGGATGGGAACTCGGTTGTACGTCCTTACACCAGAAAGGTTATCGAAATTTCTAAGAAGATGGTTTTGATGAATACGGAAACGGAAGTCATGCGAAACTTATTAAAAGAGAAATTGCGGAGCAAGGGATATGTTGCAGTGCATTCCTTTTCTAATATTTTAGGAACCTCACCAAGACTTCTAGAGGAAAAAGAAAAGGCAAAAAAATTGGCAAAGACAGATCTAACCGTTTTAATTGAAGGAGAGAGCGGAACGGGAAAAGAATTGTTTGCTTCTTCGATTCACAATGCATCTGATCGTAAAAACGGACCGTATGTTGCCGCAAATTTCAGTGCGTTTCCGGAAGAATTAATGGAGAGTGAATTGTTCGGATACGAAGAAGGAGCTTTTACCGGTGCGCGAAAAGGAGGAAAGCGGGGTCTTTTTGAACAAGCAGACGGAGGAAGCATCTTTTTAGATGAAATCGGGGATATTTCTGCGAGAATGCAGACAAAGCTGCTGCGTGTTTTGCAGGAAAAAGAAATTATGCCGCTTGGAGGGAATACTATAAAAAAGGTAGATATTCGAGTAATTGCCGCCACAAATAAAAATTTGAGAGAAATGGTCCGCAATGGGACGTTTCGTGCTGATTTATACTTTCGTTTGAAAATGGGCTGTCTTTACTTACCGACTTTATGTGAAATGCCAGAGGAAATAAGACCCTTAACGGAACATTTTGTGAAAAAAGAACTTGGATATCCGATTGAAATAGAAGGAGATGTGTTTCAGATATTTCAAAAACTGCGCTGGAACGGGAACGTAAGAGAATTATACAATACCATAAAATATATGTTGGCTGTCAGGCAAAAAGAGAAGCAACTCTGTTTATGTGACCTGCCTGATATCCATTTTTTTGAATTTGCAATGGATTCCTCCAAGAAAAAGCGGGAATCCAAGCCATTTGCTGATTGCATAGAAGACTCTGTGAGCAAGGAACTTTTGGAGGTTTTGGAGGCTGTGTTCCTGTTACAGAAGCAGCATAAAATTGCTGGCAGAGTGAATATCGCACAATATTTAAGCAGTATCGGAAAAATTTGTACAGAAGGACAAGTAAGAACCCGTCTTAAGAGCTTAGAAATAGATGGATATTTGATTCAGAAAAGAGGAAGAAATGGTGCTTCTTTAACAGAAAAAGGAGAGCTTCAATTAAAAACATATGGTAACCATATAAAATGA
- the trpS gene encoding tryptophan--tRNA ligase, whose protein sequence is MKRVFSGVQPTGNIHIGNYLGALKQFVELQNENDCLYCIVDMHSITIQQDPKILQKNILDVAALYLAVGLDPKKSIVFVQSDVSGHAELSWILTCAAYTGELSRMTQFKQKSKGSESAPAGLFCYPVLMAADILLYDTDVVPVGNDQKQHIELTRDLAIRVNNKYGETFVVPDGRFLKSGARIMALDDPTNKMSKSAENIHSRISLLDSPQKIKKSIMKATTDSDGIVRFDMENKAGISNLLNIYSAFSGKEISEIEAAYEGHGYGDFKKDLVEIAIDSIRPIQERFQEIRESDELRKILKDGAERANMISEVTIKRVKERFGLGY, encoded by the coding sequence ATGAAAAGAGTTTTTTCAGGCGTTCAGCCCACAGGGAATATACACATTGGAAATTATTTAGGTGCTTTAAAGCAATTTGTTGAACTGCAAAACGAAAATGATTGTTTGTATTGTATTGTAGACATGCATTCCATAACGATTCAACAAGATCCGAAAATCCTGCAAAAAAACATATTAGATGTAGCGGCGCTTTATCTTGCAGTCGGATTAGACCCTAAAAAATCTATTGTGTTTGTGCAGTCGGATGTAAGTGGACATGCAGAGCTTAGCTGGATTTTAACATGTGCCGCTTACACCGGAGAACTTTCACGCATGACTCAATTCAAACAAAAAAGCAAGGGCAGCGAATCAGCTCCGGCCGGACTTTTTTGTTATCCCGTTTTAATGGCGGCAGATATTTTACTTTATGATACAGACGTTGTTCCGGTTGGAAATGATCAAAAACAGCACATTGAACTTACGAGGGATTTAGCGATTCGTGTAAATAATAAATATGGAGAGACTTTTGTTGTTCCAGACGGAAGATTCTTAAAGAGCGGTGCTCGTATCATGGCGTTAGATGATCCGACGAACAAAATGAGTAAAAGTGCAGAAAATATCCACAGCCGTATCTCCTTGTTGGATTCACCGCAGAAAATAAAAAAATCGATTATGAAAGCGACTACAGATTCGGATGGCATCGTTCGTTTCGACATGGAAAATAAAGCAGGAATCAGTAATTTGTTAAATATTTACAGTGCTTTCTCAGGAAAAGAGATTTCGGAAATAGAAGCAGCTTATGAGGGGCATGGATATGGAGACTTTAAAAAGGACTTAGTTGAAATTGCAATTGATTCCATCAGACCGATTCAAGAACGGTTTCAGGAAATCAGAGAATCCGATGAATTGAGAAAAATCTTAAAAGATGGCGCGGAACGTGCAAATATGATTTCGGAAGTTACGATAAAACGTGTAAAGGAACGGTTTGGCTTGGGGTATTAA
- the iadA gene encoding beta-aspartyl-peptidase, whose product MIKQIKNATVYAPDCLGSMDVIIAGGKICQIGKDLELGENIEVEIIDGTGKYLVPGFIDSHEHIMGGGGEGGFSTRTPEAVLTDLTVYGITTVVGCIGTDGIGRDMTALLAKAKGLEEEGISTFVYTGSYQVPVHTLTGSLMKDIMMIDKVIGVGEIAISDHRSSQPTFEEFIRIAADSRVGGMLSGKAGILNIHLGDSPRCIDLIERTVEETEIPRSQFLPTHINRNAMLFERCLSYAKNGGFVDFTGNEEIDYWETICDEVRVCTGIKRMLAEGVSSDQFTISSDGQGSLPIFNEKQEFIGIGIGKGSCLLKEVRECVQKEKIPLEIAIKAITSNPARILKLKGKGRIEKGYDADLCLLNAEDLTINTVVAKGNIMVKEGKPTIYGTFETTNKEK is encoded by the coding sequence ATGATAAAGCAAATAAAAAATGCAACTGTATATGCACCAGACTGCTTAGGCAGTATGGATGTGATAATTGCAGGCGGTAAAATCTGTCAGATTGGAAAAGATCTAGAGCTTGGAGAAAATATAGAAGTGGAAATCATTGATGGTACAGGAAAATACTTAGTACCAGGCTTCATTGACTCTCATGAACATATTATGGGAGGCGGTGGAGAAGGCGGCTTTTCAACAAGAACACCGGAAGCTGTTTTAACAGATTTGACCGTCTATGGAATCACAACGGTAGTCGGCTGTATCGGGACAGACGGCATCGGCAGGGACATGACAGCACTTCTAGCAAAAGCGAAAGGTTTGGAGGAAGAGGGAATCAGTACCTTTGTGTATACAGGTTCTTACCAAGTGCCAGTGCATACTTTAACAGGAAGTCTAATGAAAGATATTATGATGATTGATAAGGTGATTGGAGTCGGGGAAATTGCCATTTCAGATCATCGCTCTTCACAGCCTACCTTTGAGGAATTTATCCGCATTGCCGCTGACAGCCGAGTAGGTGGAATGTTGTCTGGAAAAGCTGGCATTTTGAATATACATTTAGGTGACAGCCCTAGATGTATTGATTTAATCGAACGTACGGTAGAGGAAACGGAAATTCCGAGATCTCAGTTTTTGCCGACACATATCAATCGCAATGCAATGCTCTTTGAGCGGTGTTTATCCTACGCAAAGAATGGAGGCTTTGTGGATTTTACAGGGAATGAAGAGATTGATTATTGGGAAACGATCTGTGATGAAGTTCGAGTATGCACGGGGATAAAACGGATGCTTGCAGAGGGAGTCAGCAGCGATCAGTTTACAATTTCGTCCGACGGTCAAGGTAGCCTTCCGATATTTAATGAAAAACAAGAGTTCATTGGAATCGGGATCGGAAAAGGCAGCTGTCTCTTAAAAGAAGTTCGGGAATGTGTGCAGAAAGAAAAAATACCGCTTGAAATTGCCATCAAGGCTATTACGTCAAACCCGGCTAGGATTTTGAAGCTTAAGGGAAAAGGACGGATCGAAAAAGGCTACGATGCAGACTTGTGCTTGTTAAATGCAGAGGATTTAACGATTAATACGGTTGTAGCAAAAGGAAATATTATGGTAAAAGAAGGAAAACCAACCATATACGGTACATTTGAAACTACGAATAAAGAAAAATAA
- the yfcC gene encoding putative basic amino acid antiporter YfcC — MSKEKKRGLETLNKGFQMPDTYVIIFLVVVLAALLTYLIPQGMYSTEEVSYVVNGVEKTRTVIEDGSFQYVLDENGEPLKQGVALFEPYGEVGMFNYVFEGMVSGDKWGSAVGVIAFILVIGGAFGIILRTGAVETGILNMIGKTQGREKLLVPLLFVLFSLGGAVFGMGEEALPFAMILIPLVIAMGYDSVVGILITYVATQIGFGTSWMNPFSVAIAQGIAGIPVFSGATFRIVMWVLFTGVGAAMTMIYATRIKKDPIKSVAYDSDEYFRKDFEEQSGEIQKFTLGHALVLLTILAGMVWVVWGVMKNGYYIPELATQFFIMGIVAGMIGILFKLNNMTVNDMAQSFKTGVSDLVGAAMIVGMAQGIMLVLGGADPTSGTVLNTILNGLSSAFVGLSATAAAVLMYVFQSVFNFFVVSGSGQAALTMPIMAPLADLLGVTRQTAVLAFQLGDALTNLIVPTSGCLMGALAIARLDWAKWVKFMIKFLGVLYAMAVISIIIASVSGF; from the coding sequence ATGAGTAAGGAGAAGAAACGAGGCTTAGAAACGCTCAATAAAGGTTTTCAAATGCCGGATACTTACGTCATCATTTTTTTAGTCGTTGTTTTGGCTGCATTGTTGACCTACTTGATTCCACAAGGAATGTATTCAACCGAGGAAGTCAGTTATGTAGTAAATGGAGTGGAAAAAACCAGAACTGTTATTGAAGATGGAAGCTTTCAATATGTTTTGGATGAAAATGGAGAACCATTAAAACAGGGTGTTGCTTTATTTGAGCCGTATGGTGAAGTAGGCATGTTCAACTATGTTTTTGAAGGAATGGTATCCGGTGACAAATGGGGTTCTGCAGTTGGCGTTATCGCATTTATTTTGGTTATCGGCGGAGCATTTGGAATTATCTTACGGACTGGTGCTGTTGAGACGGGAATCTTGAATATGATAGGGAAAACGCAGGGAAGAGAGAAGCTCTTAGTTCCGTTGCTGTTCGTATTGTTTTCTCTTGGCGGGGCCGTATTTGGAATGGGTGAAGAGGCTTTGCCGTTTGCAATGATTTTAATACCCCTTGTCATAGCAATGGGGTATGACTCTGTTGTTGGAATCTTGATTACTTATGTTGCAACACAAATCGGATTTGGAACCTCTTGGATGAATCCATTTTCTGTAGCAATCGCTCAGGGAATTGCAGGAATTCCTGTTTTTTCAGGTGCTACTTTTCGTATCGTAATGTGGGTGCTCTTTACTGGAGTCGGTGCTGCTATGACAATGATTTATGCAACAAGGATAAAGAAAGATCCTATAAAATCAGTTGCGTACGATTCAGATGAATATTTCAGAAAAGATTTTGAGGAGCAGTCCGGTGAAATACAAAAATTTACACTGGGGCATGCTTTAGTGCTTCTGACTATTCTGGCAGGAATGGTATGGGTAGTTTGGGGAGTTATGAAAAATGGATATTACATTCCTGAACTGGCAACACAATTCTTCATTATGGGTATCGTTGCCGGCATGATCGGTATTCTATTTAAATTAAACAATATGACCGTAAACGACATGGCACAATCCTTTAAAACCGGCGTTTCAGATTTAGTTGGAGCTGCAATGATCGTTGGCATGGCACAAGGAATCATGCTTGTGCTTGGTGGAGCAGACCCGACAAGCGGAACCGTATTAAATACGATTTTAAATGGATTAAGCAGTGCGTTTGTGGGACTGTCTGCGACTGCCGCGGCGGTACTTATGTATGTTTTCCAATCTGTTTTTAACTTCTTTGTTGTATCCGGCTCCGGTCAGGCTGCGTTGACAATGCCGATCATGGCACCTTTAGCAGATCTTTTAGGCGTGACACGTCAGACTGCTGTTTTAGCATTCCAGCTTGGTGATGCACTGACAAATCTAATTGTCCCAACTTCTGGCTGCTTAATGGGAGCATTGGCAATTGCTAGATTGGATTGGGCAAAATGGGTTAAGTTTATGATTAAATTCTTAGGAGTACTCTACGCGATGGCAGTTATAAGCATAATCATTGCAAGCGTAAGTGGTTTCTAA